The following coding sequences are from one Schizosaccharomyces osmophilus chromosome 1, complete sequence window:
- a CDS encoding mitochondrial DDHD family phospholipase, whose translation MENRTEWPLKHVQPPKVPFRHQLSKSVADAPSLRVQWFYAIDRPVKKSKTGILETKKSKNFKPFSVEDSDRIEAAYQNTEDLDDQSDTIRVNEDYLYAVNVISRELFPIYWDGPVFRILRGTWFYTRGDKLYPCEENLALQIEEGYLNICPHREKVGEKVEEKVDNSMSTQAKTWALLGKYTGAFIEYSGERSARMHFGGFYRNVSTKFFTKMSYSANHRSDKLIRGYDASSSVTATPDIKSTANSTVDDLSSSSTLINDSSEPNELLSPSLTESASEIPISTDAAHIKSTPDREINHLILCCHGIGQKMGERVETVNFVRDINEFRKTLKKTFNASPDLQALYPNFKGGGNGIQCLPLLWRQDIHFGMARDSKSEFNEEDESDCFDVSKDLALDDLSEDPNPSLESINIPTVVGLRSIISDVLLDVLLYCQPKYREKILVAVVKRLNRLYRLYLKHNPTFRGQVSLLGHSLGALILFDIVRFQGNIRYPRLQLDFPVNNFFTLGSPLGLFQMLNGKRIAGPTPRNAIARSVSCSENHADSAVSVLRCNNFYNIFHPTDPISYRVEPLIVKKMTRLKPQSIPHFRPQSDDNSSGVGHRLADGALNVLSGLRSGIANTLILKSLSYASVFNEATANQKEQDVGESNQAYQIDERMYRLNKTGRVDFMLQEGSLDTSYSYVSAMNAHSNYWKNADLAHFILTQLL comes from the coding sequence ATGGAAAACCGAACAGAATGGCCATTGAAGCATGTACAGCCTCCTAAGGTTCCATTTCGACATCAATTGTCAAAGTCCGTTGCTGATGCACCTTCTCTCCGTGTTCAGTGGTTTTATGCGATAGATCGGCCAGtcaaaaagtcaaaaacCGGAATtttagaaacaaaaaaatcaaagaattttaaaCCGTTTTCTGTCGAAGACTCTGACCGAATTGAAGCTGCTTACCAAAACACCGAAGACTTGGATGATCAGTCGGACACGATAAGGGTAAATGAGGATTATTTATATGCTGTGAATGTAATTTCAAGAGAATTGTTTCCAATATATTGGGATGGGCCTGTCTTTCGTATTCTACGAGGAACCTGGTTCTATACTCGAGGCGACAAATTATATCCATGCGAGGAAAATTTGGCATTGCAAATTGAGGAAGGATACTTAAACATATGTCCTCATCGTGAAAAAGTAGGAGAAaaagtagaagaaaaagttgatAACAGTATGTCAACTCAGGCCAAAACTTGGGCTTTACTTGGAAAATACACTGGAGCATTTATTGAATATTCTGGAGAAAGAAGTGCAAGGATGCATTTTGGAGGGTTTTATCGTAACGTATCGACAAAgttttttaccaaaatgTCTTATTCTGCTAATCATCGAAGTGATAAACTAATCCGAGGATACGATGCATCTTCCTCCGTGACCGCGACACCAGATATCAAATCTACTGCGAATTCTACAGTAGATGATTTAAGCTCCTCTAGCACATTAATAAACGATTCATCTGAACCAAACGAGTTACTTTCACCTTCTCTGACCGAATCGGCATCAGAAATTCCCATTTCGACAGATGCTGCACACATAAAGTCTACACCTGATCGTGAAATTAATCACCTTATTTTATGTTGCCATGGTATCGGCCAAAAGATGGGCGAGCGCGTGGAAACGGTGAACTTTGTACGAGACATTAATGAGTTTCGGAAAACATTAAAGAAGACATTTAATGCTTCGCCAGATTTGCAAGCTTTATATCCTAATTTTAAAGGTGGCGGGAATGGGATTCAATGCTTACCATTATTATGGCGCCAGGATATTCATTTTGGCATGGCACGTGACAGTAAATCGGAGTTtaacgaagaagatgaatcTGACTGTTTTgatgtttcaaaagatcTTGCTCTCGATGATTTGAGTGAGGATCCTAATCCCAGCTTAGAAAGCATTAATATACCAACTGTTGTGGGCTTGAGAAGCATTATTTCCGATGTTTTGTTAGATGTCTTACTATACTGTCAACCAAAATACAGGGAGAAAATTTTAGTTGCTGTTGTTAAACGTCTTAACCGTCTTTATCGACTTTACCTTAAGCATAATCCCACATTTCGGGGCCAGGTTTCTTTGCTAGGTCATTCTTTAGGTGCCTTGATTTTATTTGACATAGTCCGTTTTCAAGGAAACATAAGATATCCTCGGCTTCAGCTTGATTTTCCTGttaacaatttttttacaCTTGGCAGTCCTCTTGGTCTCTTTCAGATGTTAAACGGAAAGCGGATTGCAGGCCCAACACCTCGCAATGCTATTGCGAGAAGTGTCAGCTGTTCAGAAAATCACGCTGACTCAGCAGTTTCTGTTCTCCGCTGCAATAATTTTTACAATATATTTCATCCAACTGATCCCATTAGCTATCGCGTTGAACCTCTTATAGTGAAAAAGATGACACGCTTAAAGCCTCAGAGTATTCCGCACTTTAGACCTCAGAGTGATGACAATAGTTCAGGAGTTGGTCACAGACTTGCGGACGGTGCATTGAATGTACTATCTGGATTGCGTTCTGGTATCGCAAATactttgattttaaaaTCCCTAAGTTATGCATCAGTCTTTAATGAAGCCACCGccaaccaaaaagaacagGATGTTGGAGAAAGCAATCAAGCATATCAAATTGATGAAAGAATGTACCGTTTAAACAAAACGGGTCGTGTTGATTTTATGTTACAAGAAGGATCCTTAGACACATCCTATAGTTACGTTTCTGCGATGAACGCGCATTCGAATTATTGGAAAAATGCCGATTTGGCCCATTTTATATTAACCCAACTACTATAA
- the itr2 gene encoding myo-inositol transmembrane transporter — protein MDIKGIPLTTFATTFDSPKEDLDPLSAYPSSNKKLKDERLGLNEVPIEATDSNMDVSSGGNNPVDEVTAEGFHEEKISSWIWILSTVAGISGILFGYDTGVISGALAVIGSDLGKELSSKQRELITSATPFAALLSGITSGWLADLLGRKRLLMYADGIFVLGSIIMAVSKNIATLVAGRFIVGWGIGLASLIVPMYITELAPAHMRGRLVIIYVVFITGGQLVAYALNAAFENVNQGWRIMMGLGAIPALCQLVPLFWTPESPRYLLKQNHVEKVYKIMSRIHPGAKPGEIAYKVTLIQEGMNFGTLEGNQFQRLKYSFKRLFSVPSNRRSLFIACFLQAFQQFSGTNAIQYFSAIIFKSVGFKNSIQISVVVGATNFLFTILAFMLIDRIGRRRILLCSATTMIISLSVCAISYHFLELKKTAWKYVILGSIISFLASYAFGIGNIPWQQAELFPMEVRALGTGFSTAVNWSGNLIVSATFLTMMESITSVGTFGLFAGFCFAGLVVCFFTYPELAGMSIEHISILLEKGFWNAVKERNSKRKSNIKDTY, from the coding sequence ATGGACATAAAAGGAATTCCTCTTACAACATTCGCGACTACGTTCGATAGTCCGAAAGAGGACCTCGATCCGTTGAGTGCTTACCCATCTTCAAACAAGAAGCTGAAAGACGAACGATTGGGCTTAAATGAGGTGCCTATTGAGGCTACTGACTCGAACATGGATGTCTCCTCAGGCGGAAACAATCCGGTGGATGAAGTTACAGCTGAAGGTTTCCATGAAGAGAAGATTAGCAGTTGGATTTGGATACTTTCAACAGTTGCTGGTATTTCGGGTATATTATTTGGATATGACACTGGTGTAATTTCAGGTGCTTTGGCAGTTATAGGTTCGGATTTGGGAAAGGAACTGAGCTCTAAACAACGAGAACTTATTACGTCCGCAACTCCATTCGCAGCTTTGTTATCTGGCATCACATCTGGTTGGCTTGCAGATTTGTTGGGTAGAAAGCGCTTGCTTATGTATGCCGATGgtatatttgttttagGGTCTATTATAATGGCAGTATCAAAGAACATAGCTACTTTGGTAGCTGGTCGTTTTATCGTTGGATGGGGCATTGGATTGGCGTCCTTAATTGTTCCTATGTATATCACAGAATTGGCACCAGCTCACATGCGTGGACGACTTGTTATTATTTACGTTGTTTTTATCACGGGAGGGCAATTGGTCGCTTATGCGTTGAACGctgcttttgaaaatgtaaatCAGGGTTGGCGTATCATGATGGGATTAGGTGCTATACCAGCTCTATGTCAACTCGTTCCACTCTTCTGGACACCAGAGTCTCCCCGGTACCTGTTAAAGCAAAATCATGTCGAAAAGGTATACAAGATTATGTCGCGAATCCATCCAGGTGCCAAGCCAGGTGAGATTGCTTACAAGGTCACTTTAATTCAGGAAGGCATGAATTTTGGTACTTTGGAAGGAAACCAATTTCAGAGATTAAAGTACTCATTTAAACGTCTTTTTTCAGTGCCTTCCAATCGACGATCATTGTTTATTGCATGTTTCCTTCAAGCCTTTCAGCAGTTTTCTGGTACAAACGCCATACAATATTTTTCGGcaataatttttaaaagcgtcggcttcaaaaattccatCCAAATCAGTGTTGTCGTTGGTGCAAccaactttttatttacgaTCCTTGCATTCATGTTAATTGATCGAATTGGTAGAAGACGGATATTATTGTGCAGTGCTACTACGATGataatttctctttcagtTTGTGCGATTTCATATCATTTTCTGGAGCTTAAAAAGACTGCATGGAAATACGTTATATTAGGTTCCATTATTAGCTTTTTGGCTAGTTATGCTTTTGGCATTGGTAACATACCTTGGCAGCAAGCAGAATTGTTTCCGATGGAAGTTCGTGCTTTGGGGACTGGTTTCTCTACGGCTGTAAATTGGTCTGGAAATTTAATTGTCAGTGCAACGTTTTTGACGATGATGGAGTCTATCACATCAGTTGGtacttttggtttgtttgctGGATTTTGCTTCGCTGGTTTAgtcgtttgttttttcacaTATCCGGAGTTAGCAGGTATGTCTATTGAGCATATTTCCATACTATTGGAGAAAGGATTCTGGAACGCCGTCAAAGAGCGAAAcagcaaaaggaagagtAACATTAAAGATACTTACTAA
- a CDS encoding mitochondrial electron transfer flavoprotein-ubiquinone oxidoreductase Cir2, giving the protein MSNVVRTLGGPLKTPRYAFCKLSLKRSSLLFALPKIKAQCFTPMKRIQVRRFSHSRFVQSNELMDNLKKIQSLEREAEDVDVCIVGAGPAGLGAAIRIKQEAAKAGKEIRVIVLEKAAEPGNHSVSGAVIQPTALDELIPDWKNEPPRHCTPVSSDTMKFLIPGMQFPIPVPPVISNKGNYIMSLAELTKWLATKAEELDVELYPSFAASEVLYNEDGSVRGVATNDFGVDSKGLQKDNFERGMAFHAPITLFAEGARGSLSKSVIQRFDLQKNSEPQTYGLGIKEVWRVPDENFRNGEVAHTLGWPLRNDTYGGGFMYQFGDNYVSVGLVVGLDYPNPYVSPAAEFQRMKQNPFFAKVLKGGTCLEYAARSLNEGGYQSIPKLVFPGGALIGCSAGFVNVAKIKGTHTAMKSGMVAADAIVEAFNTGDVNKPLTIDAYEENLKNSFVFKELYSVRNMRPSFHAFPFLGNYGGMVYSALDSYLFKGKVPWTFSHKKGDAAVTASASSYKPINYPKPDNVLSFDTPTSVARSGTMHAENQPCHLFDSRPNDRQDAYRMYKGVENRFCPAGVYEYVDDETLPTGKRFVINSQNCVHCKTCDIKDPLQGINWKTPQGGDGPKQTLT; this is encoded by the exons ATGAGCAACGTGGTTAGAACATTGGGTGGGCCACTAAAAACTCCAAGGTATGCTTTCTGTAAACTAAGTCTGAAGAGATCTTCGCTTCTGTTTGCTCTTCCTAAAATAAAAGCGCAATGTTTTACACCTATGAAACGGATTCAAGTTCGGCGCTTTTCTCATAGCCGATTTGTTCAAAGCAATGAACTAATGGATaacttgaagaaaattcagTCTCTCGAAAGAGAGGCTGAGGACGTGGATGTTTGTATCGTCGGTGCTGGACCAGCCGGTTTAGGTGCAGCAATTCGTATTAAGCAAGAAGCCGCCAAAGCCGGTAAAGAAATTCGGGTTATTGTACTGGAAAAAGCCGCCGAGCCTGGTAATCACAGCGTTTCAGGCGCGGTTATTCAGCCAACTGCCCTTGATGAGCTCATTCCGGACTGGAAGAATGAACCTCCCCGCCATTGTACGCCTGTTTCATCAGATACCATGAAGTTTCTAATTCCTGGTATGCAATTCCCTATACCTGTTCCTCCGGTTATAAGTAACAAAGGAAATTACATTATGAGCCTAGCGGAATTAACCAAATGGCTAGCTACCAAAGCTGAAGAATTAGATGTTGAATTGTATCCTTCCTTCGCTGCTTCAGAGGTTTTATATAATGAAGATGGATCTGTGCGCGGTGTAGCTACAAACGATTTCGGTGTCGACAGCAAGGGATTACAAAAGGATAATTTTGAGAGAGGAATGGCCTTTCATGCCCCCATTACCCTATTTGCTGAAGGTGCCCGTGGATCTTTATCCAAATCGGTTATTCAACGCTTTGATCTTCAGAAGAATAGTGAGCCTCAGACATATGGCTTAGGTATAAAGGAAGTATGGCGTGTACCCGACGAAAATTTTAGGAATGGTGAGGTTGCCCACACTCTTGGTTGGCCGTTACGAAATGATACTTATGGTGGTGGATTCATGTACCAATTCGGAGATAACTACGTGTCTGTGGGATTGGTTGTTGGCTTAGATTATCCCAATCCATATGTGTCTCCAGCTGCtgaatttcaaagaatGAAGCAAAACCCCTTTTTCGCTAAAGTTCTTAAAGGTGGAACATGTTTGGAATACGCCGCTCGTAGCTTGAACGAGGGAGGTTACCAATCTATTCCCAAGTTAGTATTTCCAGGTGGTGCCTTAATCGGTTGCAGTGCGGGATTTGTTAATGTTGCCAAGATTAAAGGAACTCACACAGCAATGAAGTCTGGTATGGTCGCTGCTGATGCAATCGTTGAGGCTTTTAATACCGGCGATGTTAATAAACCGCTCACGATTGATGCTTACGAAGAAAATCttaaaaattcttttgtctttaaaGAACTGTATTCCGTACGAAATATGCGACCATCATTTCACGCGTTTCCCTTCTTAGGAAACTACGGTGGCATGGTATATTCGGCTTTAGATTCATACTTGTTTAAAGGTAAAGTGCCTTGGACGTTTAGCCATAAAAAGGGTGATGCTGCAGTCACTGCCAGTGCCTCTTCATACAAACCTATCAACTATCCGAAACCTGACAATGTCCTATCATTCGATACTCCGACATCTGTCGCTCGTTCAGGTACTATGCATGCCGAGAATCAGCCTTGTCATCTGTTTGATTCTCGGCCAAATGACCGACAAGATGCTTACCGAATGTACAAAGGTGTTGAAAATCGTTTCTGTCCTGCTGGTGTCTATGAATACGTTGACGATGAGACGCTTCCTACCGGAAAGCGTTTCGTTATAAATTCTCAAAACTGTGTTCATTGCAAA ACTTGCGACATCAAAGATCCCCTTCAAGGCATCAATTGGAAAACGCCTCAAGGCGGTGATGGTCCAA AACAAACGCTGACATAG
- the cdc15 gene encoding F-BAR domain protein Cdc15 produces the protein MADIAANGSESAPYITKSPTKFRENFWGSEDAGMDALMSRTKSSLSTLDVFSRFYSRRAAIEREYASKLKELVSETPRLAEYGTTYHNMESLKTETSSMSQAHNDVSNQIEKELLEKVNAYISQTQQQKSLATDAIEELYQQKTALEIDLSEKYDAYEYSANKLNSYLKLTSKFTGRELDKHNLKVRQAALTVQRTEKEYRETNNLLRTVTQEWVDRWTEICDAFQHIEEYRLEFLKTNMWSYANVISTACVKDDEACERIRLTLEKTNVADDITLLIQKEATGTKTPSFPEEHNYFKEHGIQVDLNQIASKAPSIYHSTSRAASSASLSASQPVSSPRIKKTDSFSSEIPSPPTSPYAGQMQPMNFESSLSPDISFNVPEIKNDYQRGAEFRESPSISSFSTIPKQTTEVETNKFELGEPSSPLIVPTKQSEPTGEDRHSKNDLDEAILGQDFPPPSLNNRASRLSFSRHGQGSQSSMGSIKRKSIMERMGRPTSPFVGSTFSSMRSRSNSPTKEFLKEPASPAVGSSHSDEMDEIDPRANVVLNVGPNMLKVGDVPEQPKGTEDKSSDPIADAMAHLSMSVKRRQSTSTASDNNAAPKPVSSNNRVSMLGSGSRNQSSTDMDGLAKRSSLGAPPAAHTSAQMQRMSNTFANQTKRVFGEKRGDVPLKDSLRHNRSNLNRSPSPMLSRRSSAVRNGVPERSPSSLSMRQQEANPVSRSRGHSLSGQGSRPTSSLSNRPPSQLSLQRSVSPNPLGHNRRSSSIMNMQRSTSPNPLNRSSANISHSRPSSGMDMRYNSLGGRTSRQTLDRTPTARSRSPASSIRSGYSKAEPRASFTAEGESILGYVIALYDYKAQIPEEISFQKGDTLMVLRTQEDGWWDGEVINIMNPKRGLFPSNFVQTV, from the exons ATGGCAGATATTGCTGCAAATGGGAGTGAAAGCGCTCCTTACATAACGAAATCACCAACGAAGTTTCGTGAAAACTTTTGG GGATCTGAAGATGCGGGCATGGATGCCCTCATGTCTCGAACGAAAAGTTCACTTTCAACGTTGGATGTGTTTAGCAGATTCTATTCCAGAAG AGCTGCTATCGAAAGAGAATATGCTTCAAAATTAAAGGAACTAGTCTCGGAAACCCCAAGGCTTGCAGAATATGGGACTACCTATCACAATATGGAATCCTTGAAAACGGAGACTAGTAGCATGTCCCAAGCTCATAATGATGTCTCTAatcaaattgaaaaagagctacttgaaaaagtaaatgcATATATTTCTCAAACCCAACAACAGAAATCACTAGCTACAGATGCCATTGAAGAACTATATCAACAAAAGACTGCTTTGGAAATTGACCTTTCCGAAAAGTATGACGCGTATGAGTACAGTGCTAACAAACTGAATTCATACTTAAAATTAACTTCGAAGTTCACTGGCAGAGAATTGGACAAGCATAATCTTAAAGTGCGTCAAGCCGCATTGACTGTTCAGAGgactgaaaaagaatatcgTGAAACAAACAATCTCCTACGAACAGTTACTCAAGAGTGGGTTGATAGATGGACTGAAATTTGCGATGCTTTTCAGCACATTGAAGAGTATCGGCTTGAGTTtctgaaaacaaatatgtGGTCATACGCTAACGTTATTTCGACTGCCTGCGTCAAAGATGATGAAGCCTGTGAAAGAATTCGACttactttggaaaaaacaaatgtgGCTGATGATATTACTTTACTCAttcaaaaggaagcaaCCGGTACAAAGACACCATCTTTTCCAGAAGAACACAACTACTTTAAGGAGCACGGAATACAGGTCGACCTTAATCAGATTGCTTCTAAAGCTCCTAGCATTTACCATAGTACTTCAAGGGCTGCTTCTTCTGCTTCGTTATCTGCTTCTCAACCTGTTTCGTCTCCTAGGATCAAGAAAACTGACTCATTCTCATCTGAGATTCCTTCACCTCCTACTTCTCCTTATGCTGGTCAAATGCAGCCTatgaattttgaaagttcTTTATCGCCTGATATTTCATTCAACGTTCCtgaaataaagaatgattATCAAAGAGGCGCCGAGTTTAGAGAATCTCCTTCGATATCTTCTTTTAGTACTATTCCCAAACAAACCACTGAAGTGGAAACAAACAAGTTTGAACTTGGTGAACCATCTTCGCCCTTAATTGTTCCTACTAAGCAAAGTGAACCAACCGGTGAAGATAgacattcaaaaaatgacCTAGATGAAGCCATCCTCGGACAAGACTTCCCGCCTCCTTCTCTAAATAACAGAGCATCAAGACTATCATTTTCTCGTCATGGACAAGGTTCTCAAAGTAGTATGGGATCCATCAAACGGAAGTCAATTATGGAACGTATGGGTCGCCCCACTTCTCCATTTGTTGGGTCTACATTCTCTAGTATGCGAAGCCGTAGTAATTCTCCAAccaaagaatttttgaaggagcCAGCATCCCCAGCAGTTGGCTCGAGTCATTCAGATGAGATGGATGAGATAGACCCCAGGGCAAATGTGGTATTGAATGTGGGACCAAATATGTTGAAGGTCGGTGATGTTCCTGAACAACCAAAGGGTACTGAGGACAAAAGTAGCGATCCCATTGCTGATGCAATGGCTCATTTGAGCATGTCAGTAAAGAGACGTCAGTCTACTTCCACCGCAAGTGATAACAATGCAGCGCCTAAACCTGTTTCATCTAATAATCGAGTAAGCATGCTTGGTTCTGGTTCGCGTAATCAATCTTCTACTGATATGGATGGCTTGGCTAAAAGAAGCTCGTTAGGAGCCCCTCCAGCTGCTCATACTTCTGCCCAGATGCAACGCATGAGCAACACTTTTGCAAATCAAACTAAGCGCGTTTTTGGTGAAAAGCGAGGTGATGTTCCCCTGAAAGATTCACTTCGTCATAACAGAAGCAATTTGAATAGATCACCATCGCCCATGCTATCGAGAAGAAGCTCTGCTGTGAGAAACGGCGTGCCAGAACGCTCTCCTTCATCTTTAAGTATGAGGCAACAGGAAGCAAATCCTGTAAGTAGAAGCCGTGGACACTCATTATCCGGACAAGGTTCCCGACCTACTTCTTCGCTTTCTAATCGTCCACCATCTCAGCTTTCTTTACAGCGATCCGTTTCCCCGAATCCATTAGGACATAATCGAAGATCTTCTTCAATTATGAATATGCAGCGCTCTACTTCTCCGAATCCTCTAAATAGGTCGAGTGCGAACATTTCGCACTCAAGGCCTTCCTCGGGAATGGACATGAGATATAATTCTTTAGGAGGAAGAACATCAAGGCAAACCTTGGATCGTACCCCTACAGCTCGCTCACGATCTCCCGCTTCATCAATAAGAAGCGGTTATTCTAAAGCTGAACCTAGAGCTTCATTTACAGCCGAAGGAGAATCTATTCTAGGTTACGTTATAGCTCTTTATGATTATAAAGCTCAAATACCCGAAGAAATaagtttccaaaaaggaGACACCTTGATGGTACTCCGCACACAGGAAGATGGATGGTGGGATGGTGAGGTTATCAATATCATGAATCCCAAGAGAGGATTATTCCCATCTAATTTTGTGCAGACtgtttaa